A stretch of the Cyprinus carpio isolate SPL01 chromosome B4, ASM1834038v1, whole genome shotgun sequence genome encodes the following:
- the LOC122136982 gene encoding scavenger receptor cysteine-rich type 1 protein M130-like, with translation MWTQEIQCRGNESQIRMCPASQKHSCSHDDHQVLLCADVMHVRLVNGNSPCAGRVEVLHRGQWGTVCDDGWDLADAAVVCRELDCGEPVDVLSDAHFGSGSGPIWMSILTCSGTESTLKNCGSAGWNKHACTHNYDAGVICSGHKRSRLADGSNLCSGRLEILHD, from the exons atgtggacacaagagattcagtgcagaggaaatgagtctcagatTCGAATGTGTCCAGCATCACAGAAACACAGCTGCTCTCATGATGATCACCAGGTGCTTCTGTGTGCAG aTGTAATGCATGTGAGACTGGTAAATGGTAACAGTCcttgtgctggtagagtggaggttcttcatagaggtcagtggggaacagtgtgtgatgatggttgggatttggctgatgctgcagtggtgtgtagagagctggactgtggagaacctgtagatgttCTGAGTGATGCTCATTTTGGTTCTggatcaggaccaatctggatgaGTATTTTAACATGTTCAGGAACAGAGTCTACACTGAAGAACTGTGGGTCAGCAGGATGGAataaacatgcctgcactcataATTATGATGCTGGTGTCATATGTTCAG GTCACAAACGCTCCAGACTTGCTGATGGGTCTAATCtttgctctgggaggttagagatacttcatgat